A region of Pseudomonas cavernicola DNA encodes the following proteins:
- a CDS encoding electron transfer flavoprotein subunit beta/FixA family protein: MKVLVAVKRVVDYNVKVRVKADNSGVDLANVKMSMNPFCEIAVEEAVRLKEKGVASEIVVVSIGPNAAQEQLRTALALGADRAILVDTNDELNSLAVAKLLKAVVDKEQPQLVILGKQAIDSDNNQTGQMLGALTGFAQGTFASKVEVAGDKVNVTREIDGGLQTVALNLPAIVTTDLRLNEPRYASLPNIMKAKKKPLEVVTPDALGVSTASTVKTLKVEAPAARTAGIKVKSVAELVEKLKNEAKVI, from the coding sequence ATGAAGGTTCTTGTAGCTGTCAAACGAGTGGTTGACTACAACGTCAAGGTTCGCGTCAAAGCGGACAACTCCGGCGTTGATCTCGCCAACGTCAAAATGTCGATGAACCCCTTCTGCGAAATCGCCGTGGAAGAAGCTGTGCGCCTGAAAGAAAAGGGCGTGGCTAGCGAAATCGTCGTCGTCTCCATCGGCCCGAACGCTGCTCAAGAGCAACTGCGCACGGCGCTGGCCCTGGGCGCTGATCGCGCCATCCTGGTCGACACCAATGACGAGCTGAACTCGCTCGCGGTGGCCAAACTGCTGAAAGCCGTGGTCGACAAAGAGCAGCCGCAGCTGGTGATCCTCGGCAAGCAAGCCATCGACAGCGACAACAACCAGACCGGCCAGATGCTCGGCGCCCTGACCGGCTTCGCGCAAGGCACCTTCGCCTCCAAGGTCGAAGTGGCGGGCGACAAGGTTAATGTCACGCGTGAAATCGATGGCGGCCTGCAGACGGTAGCCCTGAACCTTCCGGCCATCGTCACCACCGACCTGCGCCTGAATGAGCCGCGTTATGCGTCGCTGCCGAACATCATGAAAGCCAAGAAGAAGCCGCTGGAGGTTGTCACTCCGGATGCTCTGGGCGTCTCCACCGCGTCCACCGTCAAGACCCTGAAAGTCGAAGCACCGGCCGCGCGTACTGCCGGTATCAAGGTCAAGTCGGTGGCTGAATTGGTCGAGAAACTGAAGAACGAGGCGAAGGTAATCTAA